From Amycolatopsis sp. YIM 10, the proteins below share one genomic window:
- a CDS encoding DUF1996 domain-containing protein, whose protein sequence is MARDRFQGRHRVSRKAKLTTGGIGLAVLTVGSLAVFTTTGSPPQASADNPDQSQFVDITTVEPNVNEPEAQQGASTGTFTVDCGRNENGHFNPDNFIAQPGVRNGAQHLHDYVGNLSTDADSNNQSLQAAGTTCANGDKSAYFWPVVRIDTEGDPEEEQQQDNAEEAQAEEAGRRGNQNQDGRQAGNQAQQDGQGGQNGDQNQQGQNDGQAQSGQNQAGQAQGDQAQDGQGDQNQGGQDAQGQDGPDGQGQGQAQDDQNQDGQGQNGQDGQGQGGQDGQAGQDAQGQGGQGGQNQGGQDQGDQGQGGQGQDGQNQGDQGQGDQGQGQEELPAQDENGELPGNEGEIQRPSVVDITFRGSPVTEVEAMPKFLRVLYGDAKVSTNGPGNARESWTCTGFEDQVRIDKYTICPEGSDVMRVHDFPSCWDGQNIDSENHRDHIVYPNENGQCEDGFTAVPQLRISLTYEIPREVQLAGQYKVDAFPEEDHNPFSDHDDFANVMSNAIMNRVVDCINSGRTCNE, encoded by the coding sequence ATGGCCCGAGACCGCTTCCAGGGTAGGCACCGCGTCTCCCGCAAAGCCAAACTGACCACCGGCGGCATCGGCCTCGCGGTGCTCACGGTCGGTTCACTGGCCGTTTTCACCACCACGGGCTCACCCCCGCAGGCCAGTGCCGACAACCCCGACCAGAGCCAGTTCGTCGACATCACCACCGTCGAACCGAACGTGAACGAGCCGGAGGCCCAGCAGGGCGCCTCCACCGGAACCTTCACCGTCGACTGCGGCCGGAACGAGAACGGGCACTTCAACCCGGACAACTTCATCGCCCAGCCCGGCGTCCGCAACGGTGCCCAGCACCTGCACGACTACGTCGGCAACCTGTCCACCGACGCCGACTCGAACAACCAGAGCCTCCAGGCCGCGGGCACCACCTGCGCCAACGGCGACAAGTCGGCCTACTTCTGGCCGGTCGTCCGCATCGACACCGAAGGCGACCCGGAAGAGGAGCAGCAGCAGGACAACGCCGAGGAGGCGCAGGCCGAAGAGGCCGGTCGCCGCGGCAACCAGAACCAGGACGGCAGGCAGGCCGGCAACCAGGCCCAGCAGGACGGCCAAGGCGGCCAGAACGGTGACCAGAACCAGCAGGGCCAGAACGACGGCCAGGCCCAGAGTGGCCAGAACCAGGCTGGCCAGGCCCAGGGAGACCAGGCCCAGGACGGCCAAGGCGACCAGAACCAGGGTGGCCAGGACGCTCAGGGCCAGGACGGACCGGATGGCCAGGGCCAGGGCCAAGCCCAGGATGACCAGAACCAGGACGGGCAGGGCCAGAACGGGCAGGACGGTCAGGGCCAAGGCGGCCAGGACGGCCAGGCTGGTCAGGACGCCCAAGGCCAGGGTGGCCAAGGCGGCCAGAACCAGGGTGGCCAGGACCAGGGCGACCAGGGTCAAGGCGGCCAGGGCCAGGATGGCCAGAACCAAGGTGATCAGGGTCAGGGTGATCAGGGCCAGGGCCAGGAAGAGCTGCCCGCGCAGGACGAGAACGGGGAACTCCCCGGCAACGAGGGCGAGATCCAGCGCCCGTCGGTCGTCGACATCACCTTCCGCGGCAGCCCGGTGACCGAGGTCGAGGCGATGCCCAAGTTCCTCCGCGTGCTCTACGGCGACGCGAAGGTGTCCACCAACGGCCCCGGCAACGCCCGCGAGTCGTGGACCTGCACCGGCTTCGAGGACCAGGTGCGCATCGACAAGTACACGATCTGCCCCGAGGGCAGCGACGTGATGCGCGTCCACGACTTCCCGAGCTGCTGGGACGGGCAGAACATCGACAGCGAGAACCACCGCGACCACATCGTCTACCCGAACGAGAACGGCCAGTGCGAGGACGGCTTCACCGCCGTGCCGCAGCTGAGGATCAGCCTGACCTACGAGATCCCCCGTGAGGTCCAGCTCGCCGGTCAGTACAAAGTGGACGCTTTCCCGGAGGAGGACCACAACCCCTTCTCCGACCACGACGACTTCGCCAACGTGATGTCGAACGCGATCATGAACCGGGTCGTGGACTGCATCAACTCCGGCCGCACCTGCAACGAGTAG